One stretch of Arachis hypogaea cultivar Tifrunner chromosome 20, arahy.Tifrunner.gnm2.J5K5, whole genome shotgun sequence DNA includes these proteins:
- the LOC112782811 gene encoding uncharacterized protein has translation MKILSRSQVLKLRFFLRCRKKIEPLSKRFSSQWSNGFPPSPEMNGKVVPFVEENATKVEGIRKAVFDVCGVLETSMWGPAVEDALKVYDEMLQPELVVGVIRRLKDVNKALHFFRWVERKTEEAHGPEAYNALLVVMARTRNLVYLEQVLEEMCVAGFGPDNNTCIELVGSFVKSQKLREAFGIIESMRKYMFRPAFSAYTTLIGALSSVHECDSMLTLFHQMQELGYEVNIHLFTTLVRAFAREGRVDAALSLLDEMKSNSFHADLVLYNVCIDSFGKVGTVDMAWKFFHELKAQGLVPDDVTYTSMIGVLCKAERLDEAVELFEELDQNRSVPCVYAYNTMIMGYGSVGKFDEAYDLLERQKRKGCIPSVVAYNCLLTCLGKKGKVAEALRIYEEMKKDAAPNLATYNILIDMLCKAGQLEPALKVQEAMKEAGLFPNIMTVNIMIDRLCKAQRLDDACSIFLGLDHKLCTPDAVTFCSLIEGLGRHGRVDDAYMLYEKMLDSDQSPNAVVYTSLIRNFFKCGRKEDGHKIYKEMMHRGCSPDLTLLNIYMDCVFKAGEIDRGRALFEEIKAQGLIPDVRSYSILIHGLVKAGFAKETYKLFYEMKEQGLHLDTRAYNAVIDGFCKSGKVNKAYQLLDEMKTKGLQPTVVTYGSVIDGLSKIDRLDEAYMLFEEVKSKGVDLNVVIYSSLIDGFGKVGRIDEAYLILEELMQKGLTANTFTWNCLLDALVKAEEIDEALVCFQNMKSLKCPPNEITYSIMINGLCKVRKFNKAFVFWQEMQKKGLKPNTITYTTMITGLARVGNVQEAKGLFERFRASGGRPDSACYNSMIEGLSSVNKAMDAYTLFEETRTKGCRIYSKTCVILLDALHKADCLEQAAIVGAVLREMAKSQHATRFS, from the exons ATGAAAATTCTCTCAAGAAGCCAag TTCTAAAACTTCGATTTTTTCTGAGATGCCGAAAAAAGATTGAGCCCTTATCGAAGAGGTTCTCTTCACAGTGGTCAAATGGATTTCCTCCTTCTCCTGAGATGAACGGTAAAGTTGTTCCCTTTGTGGAAGAGAATGCAACAAAAGTGGAAGGTATCCGTAAGGCAGTGTTTGATGTGTGCGGGGTATTGGAAACTAGCATGTGGGGACCTGCCGTTGAGGATGCCCTCAAGGTGTATGATGAAATGCTTCAACCAGAACTTGTTGTTGGAGTGATAAGGAGGTTGAAGGATGTGAATAAGGCGTTGCATTTTTTTCGATGGGTGGAGCGGAAAACTGAAGAAGCTCATGGTCCTGAGGCCTACAATGCACTTCTCGTGGTTATGGCTAGGACTAGAAACTTGGTGTACTTGGAGCAGGTTCTTGAAGAAATGTGTGTGGCAGGGTTTGGACCAGATAACAATACTTGTATTGAATTGGTTGGTAGTTTTGTCAAGTCGCAGAAGTTGAGGGAAGCTTTTGGGATTATTGAGAGTATGAGGAAGTACATGTTTCGCCCTGCTTTTTCAGCTTATACTACATTGATTGGTGCGCTCTCTTCAGTTCACGAATGTGATTCCATGCTTACTCTCTTTCATCAAATGCAGGAACTAGGCTATGAAGTAAATATACACTTGTTTACTACGCTTGTTCGTGCGTTTGCAAGGGAGGGTCGTGTTGATGCTGCTCTTTCCTTGCTGGACGAAATGAAGAGTAATTCGTTTCATGCTGACCTTGTTCTCTACAATGTTTGCATAGATAGTTTTGGCAAAGTTGGCACAGTGGATATGGCCTGGAAATTCTTTCATGAATTGAAAGCACAAGGGTTGGTTCCTGATGATGTGACCTATACTAGCATGATAGGTGTTCTTTGCAAGGCTGAGAGGCTGGATGAAGCTGTTGAGTTGTTTGAAGAATTGGATCAAAACAGAAGTGTCCCGTGTGTATATGCTTATAATACCATGATTATGGGTTATGGTTCAGTTGGAAAATTTGATGAAGCATATGATTTACTCGAGAGACAAAAAAGAAAGGGATGCATACCTAGTGTAGTTGCTTATAATTGCCTTCTGACTTGCCTGGGTAAAAAGGGTAAAGTAGCTGAAGCATTGAGGATCTATGAAGAAATGAAAAAAGATGCGGCACCAAATCTTGCAACCTACAATATCTTGATTGACATGCTTTGTAAGGCAGGACAGCTCGAACCCGCTCTGAAGGTTCAGGAAGCCATGAAAGAGGCTGGTTTGTTCCCCAATATCATGACTGTAAATATAATGATCGATAGACTATGTAAAGCTCAAAGACTTGATGATGCTTGCTCCATATTTTTAGGATTGGATCATAAACTTTGCACCCCTGATGCAGTTACATTTTGTTCTCTTATTGAGGGTTTGGGTAGACATGGCAGGGTAGATGATGCCTACATGCTTTATGAGAAGATGTTAGATTCCGATCAAAGTCCAAATGCAGTAGTGTATACATCTCTTATTAGGAATTTCTTCAAGTGTGGTAGGAAGGAGGATGGTcacaaaatttacaaggagatgATGCATAGGGGTTGTTCTCCTGATCTAACGCTCCTTAATATTTACATGGATTGTGTTTTTAAAGCAGGTGAAATTGATAGAGGAAGGGCTTTGTTTGAAGAGATAAAGGCTCAAGGGTTAATTCCTGATGTTCGGAGCTACTCAATTTTAATTCATGGTCTTGTGAAAGCAGGCTTTGCAAAAGAAACATACAAATTGTTTTATGAGATGAAGGAGCAAGGACTACATTTGGACACCCGCGCTTACAATGCTGTTATTGATGGGTTTTGCAAGTCTGGTAAGGTCAATAAGGCTTACCAACTGCTGGACGAAATGAAGACAAAGGGCCTGCAACCTACTGTTGTCACTTATGGATCTGTCATTGATGGACTTTCTAAAATTGACAGGCTCGATGAAGCATATATGTTATTTGAAGAAGTAAAATCCAAAGGTGTTGACTTGAATGTAGTGATCTATAGTAGTCTCATTGATGGGTTTGGGAAGGTGGGAAGGATTGATGAGGCATATTTAATTTTGGAGGAGTTGATGCAGAAGGGTCTAACTGCAAACACATTCACATGGAATTGCTTACTTGATGCATTGGTGAAAGCTGAGGAAATCGATGAAGCTCTTGTCTGCTTCCAGAATATGAAAAGTTTGAAATGTCCTCCAAATGAAATAACTTATAGCATTATGATAAATGGTCTTTGCAAGGTTAGAAAATTTAACAAGGCTTTTGTGTTCTGGCAAGAGATGCAGAAGAAAGGGCTAAAACCTAATACTATCACATACACAACCATGATTACGGGACTTGCAAGGGTTGGAAATGTTCAAGAAGCAAAAGGTCTCTTTGAGAGATTTAGGGCAAGCGGGGGCAGGCCTGATTCAGCTTGTTATAATTCTATGATTGAAGGATTAAGCAGTGTCAATAAAGCAATGGATGCATATACACTTTTCGAGGAAACTCGCACGAAAGGTTGTCGTATTTATAGCAAAACATGCGTTATTCTTTTAGATGCACTGCATAAGGCTGACTGCCTTGAGCAAGCGGCAATCGTCGGAGCTGTCTTAAGGGAAATGGCAAAGTCCCAACATGCCACAAGATTCTCTTGA